The following is a genomic window from Streptomyces chrestomyceticus JCM 4735.
ACGAGATGGGCCTGGTCGGCGTAGCCGGAGACGGTTGCCACATCACCCCACGGGAGCGGGTCCTGCGCCGACGCCAGTTCGTGCGCGTGCTCGAAGCGCAAGACTCGGGCGAAGGTCTTCGGTGACAGGCCCACCTCACCGTGAAACCGCTCGGTGAGGTACCGACGGCTCCAGCCGAGTTCCGCGGCGACCGCACCGACCTGGACGCAACCCCGCGCGGCGACGAGGCGGCGCCATGCCTCGGCCACCTCGGGGCGCACCCAGCGCACAGGTTCGCCGCAGGCGCCACGGCCGACAGCCCGGAGGAGCAATTCGTCCAGCGCGGTGAACCGCGTCGCCCATGTTGTCGCCGATCGGAGCCGGTCGACCAGTTCGACGGCAAGCGCTCCGAGAAGCTCGTCAAGTGGGACCAGTCGGTGGGCGAGCTCGGCGGCGGGCATGCCGTAGATGGCCCGGGCCCCGAGCGGAGTCAGCGATACCTGAACGCCTTGCTGGCGTCCGTCGTGGTGAATCGCGACGGACCGGCACATCAGACCGCCGGCCACGCTGCCGAATCGGGTGACCGGCGACCCGTCGTCAACGCCCGCCGCCACCTCCAAGGGATCTGACAGGCTGATCACCGCGGTGAGCGCGCGGCTCGGCGGGCCGCAGTGCACCCCCGTCGGGAGTCCGCGGAGGTCGAAGCCGACATACGAGTCGACGTACTGCCGCAAGAGGGGCGCCGGACGTGCACCGACCCCCGTGGCCGTGTGGTCCTCCATTTTCGTCAGTGTACGAGCCGACCGGCCCAGGAAGATCACCATCCAAGGACTGA
Proteins encoded in this region:
- a CDS encoding helix-turn-helix domain-containing protein, whose protein sequence is MEDHTATGVGARPAPLLRQYVDSYVGFDLRGLPTGVHCGPPSRALTAVISLSDPLEVAAGVDDGSPVTRFGSVAGGLMCRSVAIHHDGRQQGVQVSLTPLGARAIYGMPAAELAHRLVPLDELLGALAVELVDRLRSATTWATRFTALDELLLRAVGRGACGEPVRWVRPEVAEAWRRLVAARGCVQVGAVAAELGWSRRYLTERFHGEVGLSPKTFARVLRFEHAHELASAQDPLPWGDVATVSGYADQAHLVRDWREFTGRSPTAWRRSEVLLGAG